The Spirochaetota bacterium genome contains a region encoding:
- a CDS encoding AraC family transcriptional regulator — protein MSTVIESIRMFRELTGASITYHDHTGAIIPVLGRPLRFHTHPFCTAVKAVDEGRCVYTDSDRIRKLLTRYPDGFWKRCHAGVVEYVHPLGGQGVMFFGPFRSAVRVPFVLDDARGRPKVVRTLPVLRDARTIASLASLIARDVVHSLRTSVPDGDGDRRRAVERFFSQRFAGDIGASDLADTAGVSMPRLRQLMQVWYRKPFTRVLAEQRIRHACRMLISTETDLRDIARASGFIDPDYFFKVFKRLTGTTPLAYRRKNSVHRA, from the coding sequence ATGTCGACCGTCATCGAATCGATACGCATGTTCCGGGAATTGACCGGTGCATCGATAACCTATCACGACCATACCGGCGCGATAATACCGGTGCTCGGACGACCGCTGCGCTTCCACACGCATCCGTTCTGCACTGCCGTCAAGGCCGTTGATGAAGGGCGCTGCGTGTACACGGACAGCGACCGTATACGAAAGCTGCTTACGCGATATCCGGACGGTTTCTGGAAGCGATGCCACGCCGGTGTCGTCGAATACGTACACCCGCTTGGGGGCCAGGGGGTGATGTTCTTCGGCCCGTTCCGTTCTGCGGTGCGTGTCCCCTTTGTCCTCGATGACGCCCGCGGACGCCCGAAGGTTGTGCGGACATTGCCCGTTCTTCGCGACGCGCGTACCATCGCCTCACTCGCCTCGCTTATCGCGCGTGATGTCGTCCATTCGCTTCGCACATCGGTGCCGGATGGCGATGGTGACCGCCGCCGGGCGGTGGAGCGTTTTTTCTCGCAGCGGTTCGCCGGGGATATAGGAGCATCGGACCTGGCGGATACCGCCGGTGTTTCCATGCCGCGTCTGCGCCAGCTCATGCAGGTGTGGTATCGAAAACCGTTCACCCGCGTCCTCGCCGAACAGCGGATCCGTCACGCATGCCGCATGCTCATTTCGACGGAAACGGATCTTCGCGACATCGCACGTGCCTCTGGATTTATCGATCCCGATTATTTCTTCAAGGTGTTCAAACGCCTGACAGGAACGACGCCGCTCGCGTATCGGCGGAAGAACAGCGTACACCGCGCCTGA